The genomic region TCGAGCAAACCGTCGATCTGGTGCCGTGAATCAATCATCAAAGTTTACCTACTACAACAGCAGCGTTGCCCGCTTTCCAAACACCCCATCTCGACACTATTGGTGcaccaaaccacctacaagtaCAATCCATTCGATGTTACGCTTACGTTCCGTAATTTCCACGACATTCAGCCAACAGGCACTTGCACTTTTGCGCGTGGTTTTCCCGGCCCGGCGCACAGGAAAAGCTACGGAACGCGGGCGAGGacgatttaattcaattaaaaaacttttccccttCGCACCAACAGCCGTTTGGCAGCCGTTCGCGTATCCGGAACCCGGACGATCGAACGTTCCCCACATTCCCAGTTTTGCATTTGCAGTAATGTGCATTCGTTCCATGGGATGGAGgtgaaaggaaataaataagtGAACTGGCGGCCAGCGGTGGGTATCGCAGTTTGATTTTGAGGCTAGCCTTacggaaaaactttgttcgtgCGCCAACTTGTCGACCGCAATGTAGGACAAGCAATCTAATACACTTATAGCATATGCACATTTCATAGGTCGACGTGGAATTCAGCATGAAATCTAAAGTTAAGCATGAGACCTGACGAACGTGTTACCTTTTGCAAACTTGAATAGATAAgagtttggttcaatttaatttatcaatgtaattttttaatgGATGGCGATACTTCAACATGGATGGAAAACATTTCTATGTGGCTGGTTATGTTTTGTGGTTTTCCCACCTACACATACATGCATTTTCCAGCACACTATAAATTTCTTTCGAAATTGTCTTCAGCAAGTAGAATACTCAATGTTACTTCAAAGCAAATGAGGTGGTAGATATTCTTACCAATGGAAAATTCTAAAAGAAAGTTTGTAAATGCATTTAagaaaaagtggtaaaacatTCGAATACTGTCAACTTTTGTTCTTAGAAGATAGTGAAATGTCTAGGTTTGAGGACTAGGGTGCATACTTTTGGAATGTTGCCCGAATACTGTTCAGCAGTCTTTTTGACCCTCTATTTTTCTAATATTCTAGCTTTGTCGAATCCGTTAACGGttactttttattatatttgtttAATATCTTTTGTCATTTTTGGTATGTTAATGCACCTCTCCGttattccgctagctcggtggaAAGCAAAACGATCGCATCAGAATTCTCTCAAACtaaataacaagaaaaataaaaataaaaaaaatccagatGAGCGCTAGAAAGCAGATGCATTAAGTGTACTTAAGTCTAATTTTAGATTTTTCAGATAACAAAATGATACGAAAAATTCATCTTTCTTCAgaattaagtaaaattttaaCTCATAACATCAAACTCTGACTCATGACCaacgaaacataaaattgtATATCCCCTTTGTTTCTGcatttcattttctcttcaacttttgattgaaaaatatcggttaaaattttttatttatatatttacataTGCGTTACacttaaatgaaaataaacaattccGTTGAATAAACTCTCATCAGGATCGAATACTGATTGCTTGCTCTGTGCGTTGTGATTATTCTATGTGTAAAGCAACCCATATTTTGATTGCTTTTCCCCACGTCATGTTTTTGCAGCCATTGAGCTAATCATTTCACAACACCCAATTCACTGGCTTGCGTCACAACATTCCTCAACGCACGTTTACTACATTTTCCTCATTCAACGCCGATGTTTTCAAACACACCGGAAAGCGGAAGGTGTAAACATAGGTGAAAAACTGCTGTTGCATTTGAAACGACACCGCTCGTTTGCGCGTGACCACGGATCGGTTTTCCATCGGTGCAAAAGCCACGATTACCTCGCTCGTTTCAGGGTTGGGCTAGTGTTCACATCGTTCCACCGCAGGCCGAATAATTTCTTAGCCCTTTTGTACGCTGCGTTGCGGTTCTAGTGCCACTCGCAAACTTTTCCCGGCCGATGCGACGGAACCGTGTGCACCTGGGGCGGGTGGAGGATTGTGAATTCTTCCGTCACCTTCCGGCTTTCGGAACTGTCTGTCCATCCGTGTGTTTAGGGGATGTGTTTCGGTCCGACCACTTAGCACATATTTCACGTACCACTCATAGACCATCCGAGGCACAATGAGACAGAGAGCCTTCCTCTGCGAACGCTTCTAGGCGCTCTGGAATGCCAAAAGCCGGTCGGTTTTAACATCGCCGATGGTGTTGAAAAAGTTCACTGAAACCTTCTGTGCGCCACTAGGTGAACggaaaaacggtggaaaaacattttatagTGCTGCGCTTAAAACACGTGAGACAGAACggagaaaaaatggcgaaGGGGGCAGAAAACACCATATGGCGGGGCTCTGCAACTGCACTTTCTGGCCTTTATTACACAGCCACGGTGTCGGTTGCGCAAAGGTGCCGAGTTCTAACTCACGCCAAAGTTTTCCCGAGCAACATACTAATACTGTACCCACTGTCCGAAAACGGTCAAAAACGCCGCCCATACACCGCGCTGGTGAAGTGTTCGGTCGGGGCGTTGTGTGTTGTAAAACAATGCCGCATTCTCGTACCGACGCGGGAGGGtcaaacttttccttcaaccCAAGCATCCATGTTGCGAACCGTTCTTGGCCAACGCGAGATAAGTGTATTAGTGCCTACATAGTTTGAACTGAACCGCCGGCGGCATTACTTGCTCGGCATGTTCAACCTGTTGTGTTTcctcttttccgtttttcgctGGCATGGAAAATGTACCAGTGCCGGCGGGCAGTACTTTATGGTAATTTCGGCGATAATTTAATGGCTGATTTCCCCCCATATGAACACCGCCCCTTGACCAATCCAGGCCCTTGAAGTGAGTGAAAACTCTTTTACCTAATCGTGCGAAAAGCTTAGCGCAACGCCAAAAAAAAGCATCCAAATTATTTTTACTGCAAATTACAACACCCAATGCTGTAGGAGCACAATGTCAGCAACAGTCGCGTTCACCACAGTATAAACAACCACAACCAAAATGACCCTTTGTATCAACAAACGATATTATGCGATCGCTTTGATATCAAATGCGTACCCTTTatggattgaaaaaaaagaaaataacaatccCGAGCGAACACATCGATGTGTCGTACACAGAATGATATTTGCATTAATGCAGTTAATGCAGCCGCCGTGCTGCACTTGTCAAACACATTTGTacatacacacccacacatacacaaacacacctatATATCGCGTCAAGCTTCATTAACGGCaattaaattgatattttccCAGCAAACATCAAATGAAGTGATATTTATCCCTGCCGCAAACCGATACGGGCGCAATGTCACAGGTGGAAAACTGTAGGATGCAATCGGGGCCGAAGTGTGCAAAGGGCAGCATTTCATGATCACGTTTAATTTACACAACTCAAACAGAGCGCACTATTAGGGAAGGAAATTTGGGGGAGGGGAAGATATGGTACATGCAGTACGTTGCGAATCGGACTGACCATGTTCAatagaacaaaataaatctcTTCCATATAACTGTACGGTATTAATGACACTACCTAGAAAGGTGAAGCCTTTTTACATTTCGAATAAATAAACCTTCTGACACATTAACAAGAATGACGTAAGttacaatgttttaaaaagatgCTCTTGAAAAGTTATTACTCAACCAAATAAACGTTTCAAATGCGCTTTACAACTTGAATATGTTAGACGAAATTATGCCCATAACATACTGGAATTGAACATTTCTAGTAATGACGGAGTTATGAaacatcttttctttcctcccccAGATCGCAATGGACGCCGAATCGGAGGGAGTGCCCCCGGTGGCAACGGGCAGTGGACAACCGCCCACCAGCGACACCGATTTCGATCTAGCTGCAAGGCGAAAGATGTTTATGTCACAGCCCTCGACCGTCGCCATCCGGCGTCAGCAGGCCGTCTGCGTTCGGCGGGCCCACAAAATCTACGGCACCAAGAAGAATCCCAACGTCATCCTGGACGGGCTGAACATGACCGTCCCCAAGGGTTCGATGTAAGTGTGGACGCACTACTGCGATGGTAGGAGACTTGTGCGAGGTAGAAGTACTAACAATGCCACCATCCATTACAGCTACGGTCTGCTGGGCGCTTCGGGCTGCGGTAAGACAACGTTGCTATCCTGCATCGTTGGCAGGCGAAGGCTGAACTCGGGTGAAATCTGGGTGCTGGGAGGTCGGCCCGGTTCGAGAGGGTCCGGTGTGCCCGGTCCACGCATCGGCTACATGCCGCAGGAAATCGCACTGTACGGCGAGTTCACCATCCGCGAGACGCTGATCTACTTCGGCTGGATCTACGGCATGACCACGGAGCAGGTCGAGGAGAAGACCGACTTCCTGTGCAAGCTGCTGCAGCTACCGAACGCGTCCCGCTTCGTGAAGAACCTGTCCGGGGGCCAGCAGCGTCGAATGAGCCTCGCGGCGGCCCTGCTGAACGCACCCGAGCTGCTCATCCTCGACGAACCGACGGTTGGCGTCGATCCGGTGCTGCGCCAGAGCATCTGGGACCATCTGGTCGAAATCACCAAGTCGGGCAACACGACCGTCATCGTGACGACTCACTACATCGAGGAGACACGACAGGCGCACGTGATCGGACTGATGCGCGGTGGCAAGTTTCTTGCGGAGGAATCGCCGGCCGATCTGCTGACGCAGTACCAGGCGGAGTCGCTAGAGGACGTGTTCCTGAAGCTGTCCGTCCTACAGAACATGGGCAAGCGGAGGCGCTCGTCGATCGCACAGGAGGTGGTGGAGCACGTGCGGATACCGGCCATCAGTAACCCGGCGTTGGATCTGTCCCCAGAGGAGGACCACGGGGAGATATCGGGAGAATTCGGGGACAACATTTCGATGTCTTCACGAGGTCCCGATGCGGTCACGCCAGAAATACAAGCGCCACCATTGCCACCGGAGGAGGACGCTAAGACACCGTTCATCGAGTACATGAAGTTTATCAAACCGAACCACATGAAGGCACTGATCTGGAAGAACTTCCTCTGGATGTGGCGTAACGTTGGGTAAGTGTTATAACGCTACAAACTACCACCCGTTGGAGCCATTGGATAAATGTTGCTTTCTCTCCACAACCGTAGAGTGATGGCATTCATCATCGGTCTACCGGTGGCGCAGATTATTCTCTTCTGCTGGGCCATCGGCCATGACCCGACGGGTCTGAAACTGGCCGTGGCAAACTACGAGCTCGAGGAGGCAGGATTCGGACTACAGGAATGCCCAGTTTATCCCGGGTGCAACTATTCTCTACTCAGCTGTCGTTACATGGAATTCCTGAAAAACAGGAGTGTAGTATTGGTAAGTCACTAAGGAAGATGAATCGAGTACGATACCCTTTGACAAACGTTCGGTCCTCGTTCGTTTATCTGTTTTTACAGGAACTCTTCTCTAACGAAAACGACGCACTGAAGGAAGTCAGCCGCGGGAAAGCCTGGGGAGCCCTCGTGTTTGCCTCGAACTACTCCGATTCTCTAGTCGAACGTACGGAGCGGGGTCGAGATGTGGATGACATCACAATCGACTCGGCCAACCTTGCCGTTACCATGGATATGTCAAGTAAGTCACACTGCGAACCTCTCGATAGCAAGTGCTCGGTTCTAAAGCCAGCCGGTATTTTTGTTCCATACGAAAAACAGATCAACAAATAGGCACCCTTCTGTATCGGGACATTCAGTACGCTTACTTCGACTTCATCGAAAACATCCTGATCGACTGCGAGGTCAACCCGTCGAACGGAAGGATCCCGTTCCAGTGGAATAAACCCATCTACGGCGATCGTACGCCGAACTTCACTGACTTTGCTGCCCCTGGTGTTATACTTACGTAAGTATAGTCAAACATACGAGTCATGCCGTTTGCAGTCCATCAACCTGTGCGTATATTTCTTCCAGTATCATTTTCTTCTTATCCGTCGCCCTGACCTCCGGTGCTATGTTGATCGAGCGGAACGAAGGTATTCTGGAGCGCTGCCTGGTCTCGGGCATCACCGGCATCGAGATTCTATTCTCGCACGTCACCACCCAGTTCCTGGTGATGTGCTTCCAGACGGCGCTGGTCATGGTGTTCAGCTTCTCTGTCTTCAATCTCACCAACCGGGGCGACATCGTGTGGGTCGTGCTGTTGACCATCCTCACCGGGCTTTGTGGCATGTGTTTCGGTAAGTTCGCGGGCTGTGCCATCCTGAAAAGGCCAGAAACCTACCCGGTTCACGCCTTACGATCTCACTCTTCTCCCACTTCCATCCATCAGGCTTCGTGGTGTCGTGCTCGTGCGAGAACGAACGGTCAGCCACCTACATGGCAATGGGCAGCTTCCTGCCCATCGTCATGCTGTGCGGCATCATCTGGCCCATCGAGGGTATGCACCCGGTGGTGCGCCTGTTCTCCGTCTTTCTGCCGCTCACGAAATCGACCGAATCGCTACGCTCGATCCTGCAGCGCGGCTGGCTCATCGAGGATCCGAACGTCTACATCGGGTTCGCGTCCACTGCCATCTGGATCGTCATCTTCCTGACCATCAGTATACTGCTGCTCAAGTTCAAGAAGGGATAAATCTGAAGCGGTAAACACCCGTTTCGGATTCGCGGCGACTAGTTTATCCCAAGTTCCACGATGCCGCAACATCTGGGACGTGTGAGggtatttgtgtgtttgtgtgtgtgtacgtgtggtCAGTACGTGAGTATATTTTGGTGTGAAAGTTTGATAaagcgtatgtgtgtgcgtgtgtgtgtgcgtatgctaGGATGTGTCAAGCCGACTGTATACGTCTTGATTACCTGTACCATAAGTCCGGGTGCTTCTTAGTCAGGGGGTTctttcattttgtgttttgtttggtttcgctAATGATATAAAACTTTGGACTGGCATGTAATAACTTTAAACTACGGTTTCACGACGGGAAGCCAATGCGAGCGGGATATCGAAGCACGCACTCGAATGGTTCACCTAAGCTTCTTTGTCACCGTCTCTCTTTACTTACGTTTTAAGGGTGCCCACCGAGGGCGAACCGCGGGGACTGTGCATAAAAGCCCGTATTTATAACCATCTTCCTGTGGAACGGTTCTCCTCACCACCATGGTCCATTCGTCTTGTGTATTGTTAGGACAGCGACAACTCTAAATCCATTCTTTCGGATGCTCGTGACAATTGCGGTCCAACCGCGCGGTTTGGTTGTAAGGTATTTAAGCAGGCCCATGgattcaaataaatcaaaaagatATTTTACAAACGAGTGTCGGATTTGGTTGAGAGGATGAAACTAACGGTATAATTTTATATCACACGGTAACACTGTTCCACATGATTACATAGCTGCAAAATGTATTgcgaatatttaaaatatccgTTCCAAAGTATCCGAATAAGCTGTTGTCGAATCACTCTTGCCTCAAcctcaaaatataaaacataatcGTTCAGCGTATACTAAAGCGTTCATAGCCGTGCATTTCTAAACCCATCGACGCAGGTATCGGAAAAAGCTACCCCATCGCCAACGCAGGGAAAGCATATCGCGTAATTAATTCCACGCGTCGTTCGGTTATGAAATGTGAATTCAATTAGAAATTCACATTACGGACCCACGCCGTAGCTCGAAGCCATCGTCCGATCGATGCTACCGAAATCCCAACCACACTGGCAGGCACGTCCCGCTTCCGAGGAGCGCACACTAGTGCGGCTACCTTTTCAGCGAACggaaaaggcttctcggagcACGTTTGAAGGACATTCGTTGGCCGATAGCCCGCGGCCCGCTGGCGAGTATTTTCCCGCTATTAATTTACATCTGATTGAGCAATTGATTAATTGTGGCAGGAAGCAGTGCGGAAACGATCGCGTCCGAGGTACACCGCAGCGTCGCTCTAGTGGCCGCAGGGAATCCGGCAAAAGTCCAGTCCTAGGAGCTGCATTATATCCCGGTACGGTGTCGATACGATATCTCGCTACAGGAGAAAGCTACCCGCGTACGGGGTTCTGCGTTGGTCTGCGTCCCCCAAAGGAAATGACAGACCGCAAATGACGACCGGTGGGAAGTGCTTGGTGTGCGCGATGAAAGTCTGCCTGCATATTTCATCAACCGGCCGAGCCGAGGACTCCTTTCCAGCGTTGGTAAACCGTCCGGGACAGCCCGCGGGCAAACGTTGGAGATTTACACCCCGTACACCGGTCCGTGGGCACAAGGGGGCCACTGCTACTGCTACCGTTCGCGGACCTTCGAAACGGTGAACCGAGCGGATTAAGCGTTGTGGCGGCTTAAATAAGTTTGTTGGTAAATTAAATCTACCGCACAAAAGCCACCTTCGCCCACAACCGAGGAAGCCCCGTGCGCCGATCCTAACACGCGCGCAGTATGTGTTCCTACCGCCGGCAAGGAGTTAAATTGCGAGTTTACAAGCAACATTTCCGCACGCCATCCCCCCacccaccacacacacacgtgcttGTTTGAAAATGGTGTTACTTCAGGGTAGTTTTGTCGATTAATTTCCCCCTCCCACACTCCCAGTCAGAttgacttcttcttcttcttcgacgc from Anopheles coustani chromosome 3, idAnoCousDA_361_x.2, whole genome shotgun sequence harbors:
- the LOC131261456 gene encoding ABC transporter G family member 20, with product MDAESEGVPPVATGSGQPPTSDTDFDLAARRKMFMSQPSTVAIRRQQAVCVRRAHKIYGTKKNPNVILDGLNMTVPKGSIYGLLGASGCGKTTLLSCIVGRRRLNSGEIWVLGGRPGSRGSGVPGPRIGYMPQEIALYGEFTIRETLIYFGWIYGMTTEQVEEKTDFLCKLLQLPNASRFVKNLSGGQQRRMSLAAALLNAPELLILDEPTVGVDPVLRQSIWDHLVEITKSGNTTVIVTTHYIEETRQAHVIGLMRGGKFLAEESPADLLTQYQAESLEDVFLKLSVLQNMGKRRRSSIAQEVVEHVRIPAISNPALDLSPEEDHGEISGEFGDNISMSSRGPDAVTPEIQAPPLPPEEDAKTPFIEYMKFIKPNHMKALIWKNFLWMWRNVGVMAFIIGLPVAQIILFCWAIGHDPTGLKLAVANYELEEAGFGLQECPVYPGCNYSLLSCRYMEFLKNRSVVLELFSNENDALKEVSRGKAWGALVFASNYSDSLVERTERGRDVDDITIDSANLAVTMDMSNQQIGTLLYRDIQYAYFDFIENILIDCEVNPSNGRIPFQWNKPIYGDRTPNFTDFAAPGVILTIIFFLSVALTSGAMLIERNEGILERCLVSGITGIEILFSHVTTQFLVMCFQTALVMVFSFSVFNLTNRGDIVWVVLLTILTGLCGMCFGFVVSCSCENERSATYMAMGSFLPIVMLCGIIWPIEGMHPVVRLFSVFLPLTKSTESLRSILQRGWLIEDPNVYIGFASTAIWIVIFLTISILLLKFKKG